Proteins from a single region of Enoplosus armatus isolate fEnoArm2 chromosome 6, fEnoArm2.hap1, whole genome shotgun sequence:
- the LOC139286745 gene encoding myosin heavy chain, fast skeletal muscle-like, which produces MSTDAEMAVYGKAAIYLRKPEKERIEAQSKPFDAKAACYVSDAKELYLKGTIIKKEGGKATVKLLDNAEERTVKEDEVFPMNPPKFDKIEDMVMMTHLNEASVLYNLKERYAAWMIYTYSGLFCATVNPYKWLPVYDSEVVSAYRGKKRMEAPPHIFSVSDNAYQFMLCDRENQSVLITGESGAGKTVNTKRVIQYFATISVGGDKKRDTSKVGGSLEDQIIAANPLLEAYGNAKTVRNDNSSRFGKFIRIHFGTTGKLASADIETYLLEKSRVTFQLPDERGYHIFYQMMTNHKPELIELALITTNPYDFPMCSQGQITVASIDDKVELEATDNAIDILGFTNEEKMSIYKMTGAVLHHGSMKFKQKQREEQAEPDGTEEADKVAYLLGLNSADMLKALCYPRVKVGNEFVTKGQTVPQVMNSVPALAKSIYERMFLWMVIRINQMLDTKQSRQYFIGVLDIAGFEIFDFNSMEQLCINFTNEKLQQFFNHHMFVLEQEEYKKEGIIWEFIDFGMDLAACIELIEKPMGIFSILEEECMFPKASDTSFKNKLYDQHLGKNKAFEKPKPAKGKAEAHFSLVHYAGTVDYNISGWLDKNKDPLNESVLQLYQKSSVKLLSLLYPPVVEEASGGGGKKGGKKKGGSMQTVSSQFRENLGKLMTNLRSTHPHFVRCLIPNESKTPGLMENFLVIHQLRCNGVLEGIRICRKGFPSRILYGDFKQRYKVLNASVIPEGQFIDNKKASEKLLGSIDVNHDEYRFGHTKVFFKAGLLGLLEEMRDEKLASLVTMTQALCRGYLMRKEFVEMTARRDAIYTIQYNVRSFMNVKHWPWMKVYYKIKPLLKSAETEKELAQMKENYGKMQTDLATALAKKKELEEKMVSLLQEKNDLQLQVASESDNLSDAEERCEGLIKSKIQLEAKLKETTERLEDEEEINAELTAKKRKLEDECSELKKDIDDLELTLAKVEKEKHATENKVKNLTEEMASQDESIAKLTKEKKALQEAHQQTLDDLQAEEDKVNTLTKAKTKLEQQVDDLEGSLEQEKKLRMDLERAKRKLEGDLKLAQESIMDLENDKQQSDEKLKKKDFEISQFLSKIEDEQSMGAQLQKKIKELQARIEELEEEIEAERAARAKVEKQRADLSRELEEISERLEEAGGATAAQIEMNKKREAEFQKLRRDLEESTLQHEATAAALRKKQADSVAELGEQIDNLQRVKQKLEKEKSEYKMEIDDLSSNMEAVAKAKGNLEKMCRTLEDQLSELKTKGDENGRQINDMSAQKARLLTENGEFSRQIEEKEALVSQLTRGKQAFTQQIEELKRQIEEEVKAKNALAHGLQSARHDCDLLREQFEEEQEAKAELQRGMSKANGEVAQWRTKYETDAIQRTEELEEAKKKLAQRLQEAEEQIEAVNSKCASLEKTKQRLQSEVEDLMIDVERANGLAANLDKKQRNFDKVLAEWKQKYEEGQAELEGAQKEARTLSTELFKMKNSYEEALDQLETMKRENKNLQQEISDLTEQIGETGKSIHELEKSKKQVETEKAEIQTALEEAEGTLEHEESKILRVQLELNQIKGEVDRKLAEKDEEMEQIKRNSQRVIDSMQGTLDSEVRSRNDALRIKKKMEGDLNEMEIQLSHANRQAAESQKQLRNVQAQLKDAQLHLDDAIRAQDDFKEQAAMVDRRNGLMVAEIEELRAALEQTERSRKIAEQELVDASERVGLLHSQNTSLLNTKKKLETDLVQIQSEVDDTVQEARNAEDKAKKAITDAAMMAEELKKEQDTSAHLERMKKNLEVAVKDLQHRLDEAENLAMKGGKKQLQKLESRVRELETEVEAEQRRGADAVKGVRKYERRVKELTYQTEEDKKNVTRLQDLVDKLQLKVKAYKRQAEEAEEQANVHLSKCRKIQHELEEAEERADIAESQVNKLRAKSRDSGKGKEAAE; this is translated from the exons ATGAGTACGGACGCGGAGATGGCCGTTTACGGCAAAGCTGCCATTTACCTCCGAAagccagagaaggagagaattGAGGCTCAAAGTAAACCTTTTGATGCCAAGGCTGCCTGCTACGTGTCTGATGCCAAGGAGCTGTACTTGAAGGGAACAATCATCAAGAAAGAAGGTGGCAAAGCCACCGTCAAACTCCTGGACAATGCTGAG GAGAGGACAGTTAAAGAAGATGAGGTCTTTCCAATGAACCCTCCCAAGTTCGACAAAATTGAGGACATGGTCATGATGACCCATCTCAATGAAGCCTCTGTGTTGTATAACCTCAAAGAGCGTTATGCAGCATGGATGATCTAC ACCTACTCTGGGTTGTTCTGTGCCACTGTGAACCCCTACAAGTGGCTCCCAGTGTACGATTCTGAAGTTGTATCTGCCTATAGAGGCAAGAAGCGTATGGAGGCTCCACCCCacatcttctctgtctctgacaaCGCTTATCAGTTCATGCTTTGTG ATAGGGAGAACCAGTCTGTCTTGATCAC TGGAGAATCTGGTGCTGGAAAGACTGTGAACACCAAGCGTGTCATCCAGTACTTTGCAACAATCTCAGTTGGTGGAGACAAGAAGAGGGACACCTCAAAGGTGGGA GGGTCACTGGAGGATCAGATTATTGCAGCCAATCCCCTGCTGGAGGCCTATGGTAATGCCAAAACTGTGAGGAATGACAACTCTTCTCGTTTT GGTAAATTCATCAGAATCCATTTCGGCACAACTGGCAAACTGGCTAGTGCTGATATTGAGACAT ATCTGCTGGAGAAGTCTAGAGTGACATTCCAGCTTCCTGATGAAAGAGGCTACCACATCTTCTACCAGATGATGACCAACCACAAACCTGAGCTGATTG AATTGGCACTCATCACAACCAACCCCTACGACTTCCCCATGTGTAGTCAGGGTCAGATCACTGTGGCCAGCATTGATGACAAAGTTGAGCTGGAAGCCACTGAT AATGCTATTGATATCCTGGGCTTCACTAATGAAGAGAAGATGAGCATCTACAAGATGACTGGTGCTGTGCTCCACCATGGTAGTATGAAGTTCAAGCAGAAGCAGCGTGAGGAGCAGGCTGAGCCCGATGGCACAGAGG AGGCTGACAAGGTTGCTTACTTGCTGGGTCTGAACTCCGCTGACATGCTGAAGGCTCTGTGCTATCCCAGAGTGAAGGTCGGAAATGAGTTTGTCACCAAGGGACAGACTGTACCTCAG gtcATGAACTCAGTACCTGCCCTGGCCAAGTCTATCTATGAGAGGATGTTCTTGTGGATGGTCATCCGTATCAACCAGATGTTGGACACTAAACAGTCAAGGCAGTACTTCATTGGTGTCCTGGATATTGCTGGCTTTGAAATCTTTGAT TTCAACAGCATGGAGCAGCTGTGCATCAACTTCACCAATGAGAAACTGCAACAGTTCTTCAACCACCACATGTTTGTCCTGGAGCAAGAGGAGTACAAGAAGGAGGGTATTATCTGGGAGTTCATTGACTTTGGCATGGACTTGGCTGCCTGCATTGAGCTGATTGAAAAG CCCATGGGCATCTTCTCCATCCTTGAAGAGGAGTGCATGTTCCCCAAGGCCTCAGACACATCCTTCAAGAACAAGCTGTATGACCAGCATCTTggcaaaaacaaagcatttgagAAGCCAAAGCCCGCCAAGGGCAAGGCTGAGGCCCACTTCTCCCTGGTGCACTATGCCGGTACCGTGGACTACAATATCTCTGGCTGGCTGGACAAGAACAAGGATCCACTGAACGAGTCCGTCTTGCAGCTCTACCAGAAATCCTCAGTTAAACTGCTGTCTCTTCTGTATCCTCCTGTTGTTGAAG AGGCTAGCGGTGGTGGTGGcaagaagggaggaaagaagaagggtGGTTCTATGCAGACTGTGTCTTCACAGTTCAGG GAGAACTTGGGCAAGCTGATGACTAATTTGAGGAGCACCCATCCTCACTTTGTGCGCTGCCTCATTCCCAATGAGTCAAAGACTCCAg GTCTGATGGAGAACTTCCTGGTCATCCACCAGCTCAGGTGTAACGGTGTACTGGAGGGTATCAGAATCTGCAGAAAAGGTTTCCCCAGCAGAATCCTCTATGGTGACTTCAAACAGAG GTACAAGGTGCTGAATGCCAGTGTCATTCCTGAGGGCCAGTTCATTGATAACAAGAAGGCTTCAGAGAAGCTGCTCGGGTCAATTGATGTTAATCATGATGAGTACAGATTTGGACACACCAAG gTGTTCTTCAAGGCCGGTCTGCTGGGTCTCCTtgaggagatgagagatgaAAAACTGGCCTCTCTGGTTACCATGACTCAGGCTCTTTGCCGTGGTTACCTCATGAGAAAGGAGTTTGTGGAGATGACAGCCAGGAG GGATGCCATATATACCATCCAGTACAATGTCCGCTCATTCATGAATGTGAAACACTGGCCATGGATGAAGGTGTACTACAAGATCAAGCCTCTGCTGAAGAGTGCTGAAACTGAGAAGGAGCTGGCCCAGATGAAGGAGAACTATGGAAAGATGCAAACAGACTTGGCTACTGCCCTGGCCAAGAAGAAGGaactggaggagaagatggTGTCCCTTCTGCAGGAGAAGAATGATCTGCAGCTGCAAGTAGCATCT GAATCAGATAATCTGTCAGATGCTGAGGAGAGATGTGAGGGACTTATCAAGAGTAAGATTCAGCTGGAGGCCAAACTCAAAGAGACAACTGAGAGActggaagatgaagaggaaatcAATGCTGAGCTCACTGCCAAGAAGAGAAAGCTGGAGGATGAATGCTCTGAGCTCAAGAAAGATATTGATGACCTGGAGCTTACCTTGGCCaaagtggagaaagagaaacatgcCACTGAGAACAAG GTGAAGAACCTGACTGAGGAGATGGCCTCTCAGGATGAGAGCATTGCTAAGCTGACCAAGGAAAAGAAAGCCCTTCAGGAGGCTCATCAGCAGACTCTTGATGACCTGCAGGCTGAGGAAGACAAAGTCAACACTCTGACCAAGGCCAAGACCAAGCTTGAGCAGCAAGTGGATGAT CTGGAGGGTTCTCTGGAGCAAGAGAAGAAGCTGCGTATGGACCTTGAGAGAGCcaagaggaagctggagggTGACCTGAAACTTGCCCAGGAATCTATCATGGATCTTGAGAATGACAAGCAGCAGTCTGACGAGAAGCTGAAAAA GAAAGACTTTGAAATCAGTCAGTTCCTTAGCAAGATTGAGGATGAGCAGTCAATGGGTGCTCAGCTTCAGAAGAAGATCAAGGAGCTCCAG GCCCGTATTGAGGAACTGGAAGAGGAGATTGAGGCTGAGCGTGCTGCTCGTGCCAAGGTTGAGAAGCAGAGAGCTGACCTCTCCAGGGAACTTGAGGAGATCAgtgagaggctggaggaggccgGTGGTGCCACTGCTGCTCAGATTGAGATGAACAAGAAGCGTGAAGCTGAGTTCCAGAAGCTCCGTCGTGACCTTGAGGAGTCCACTCTGCAGCATgaagccactgctgctgctcttcgcAAGAAGCAGGCTGACAGCGTTGCTGAGCTGGGAGAGCAGATCGACAACCTCCAGCGTGTCAAGCAGAAGCTTGAGAAGGAAAAGAGTGAATACAAAATGGAGATTGATGATCTCTCCAGCAACATGGAGGCTGTTGCTAAAGCAAAG GGAAATCTTGAAAAGATGTGCCGTACTCTTGAGGACCAACTAAGTGAACTGAAGACCAAGGGTGATGAAAATGGCCGTCAAATCAATGACATGAGCGCACAGAAAGCACGTCTCCTGACAGAAAATG GTGAGTTCAGCCGTCAAATTGAAGAGAAAGAAGCTCTTGTTTCTCAGCTGACCAGAGGCAAACAGGCCTTCACACAGCAGATTGAggagctgaagagacagattgAAGAGGAGGTTAAG GCCAAGAATGCTCTTGCCCATGGACTGCAATCAGCCCGCCATGACTGTGATCTGCTGAGGGAGCAGtttgaggaggagcaggaggccaaGGCTGAGCTGCAGCGTGGAATGTCCAAGGCCAACGGTGAGGTGGCTCAGTGGAGAACTAAGTATGAAACTGATGCTATCCAGCgcactgaggagctggaggaagccAA GAAAAAGCTGGCCCAGCGCCTTCAGGAGGCTGAGGAACAGATTGAAGCTGTGAATTCCAAGTGTGCTTCTCTGGAGAAAACCAAACAGAGGCTCCAGAGTGAGGTGGAGGACCTCATGATTGATGTGGAGAGAGCCAATGGGCTGGCTGCCAACCTGGACAAGAAGCAGAGGAACTTTGATAAG GTGTTGGCAGAGTGGAAACAGAAGTATGAGGAGGGTCAGGCAGAGCTTGAGGGAGCTCAGAAGGAGGCTCGCACTCTCAGCACTGAGCTGTTCAAGATGAAGAACTCTTATGAGGAAgctctggatcagctggagaccATGAAACGTGAAAACAAGAACCTGCAAC AGGAGATCTCAGATCTGACTGAACAGATTGGAGAGACTGGCAAGAGCATCCATGAGCTGGAGAAGTCCAAGAAGCAGGTGGAGACCGAGAAGGCTGAGATCCAGACAGCTCTTGAAGAGGCTGAG GGAACTCTGGAACACGAAGAGTCTAAGATCCTGCGTGTCCAGCTGGAGCTCAACCAGATTAAGGGTGAGGTAGACAGAAAGCTGgcagagaaagatgaggagatgGAGCAGATCAAGAGGAACAGCCAGAGGGTGATTGACTCCATGCAGGGCACTCTGGATTCTGAGGTCAGGAGCAGGAACGACGCCCTGAGAatcaagaagaagatggagggagaccTGAATGAGATGGAGATTCAGTTGAGCCATGCCAATCGTCAGGCTGCTGAGTCCCAGAAGCAGCTGAGGAATGTGCAAGCACAGCTGAAG GATGCACAACTGCACCTTGATGATGCTATCAGAGCCCAGGATGACTTCAAGGAACAAGCTGCTATGGTGGACCGCAGGAACGGTCTCATGGTGGCTGAAATTGAGGAACTCAGAGCTGCTctggaacagacagagaggagccgCAAAATCGCTGAGCAGGAGCTGGTTGACGCCAGTGAGCGTGTTGGACTTCTGCACTCTCAG AACACAAGCCTTCTGAACACCAAGAAGAAGCTTGAGACTGACCTGGTCCAGATCCAGAGTGAAGTGGATGACACAGTTCAGGAAGCAAGGAATGCAGAGGACAAGGCCAAGAAAGCCATCACTGAT GCTGCTATGATGgctgaggagctgaagaaggagcAGGATACAAGCGCTCAcctggagaggatgaagaagaaccTGGAAGTTGCTGTCAAGGACCTGCAGCATCGCCTGGATGAGGCTGAGAACCTGGCCATGAAGGGTGGCaagaagcagctgcagaaactTGAGTCTCGG GTGCGTGAGCTGGAGACAGAGGTTGAGGCTGAGCAGAGACGTGGAGCAGATGCTGTCAAGGGCGTCCGCAAATatgagaggagagtgaaggagcTCACCTATCAG ACTGAAGAGGACAAGAAAAACGTTACCAGATTGCAGGATCTGGTTGACAAGTTGCAGCTCAAGGTTAAGGCCTACAAGAGGCAGGCTGAGGAAGCG GAGGAGCAGGCCAACGTTCACCTGTCCAAGTGCAGGAAGATCCAGCatgagctggaggaggctgaggagcgTGCTGACATTGCAGAGTCCCAGGTCAACAAACTGAGAGCCAAGAGCCGTGACTCTGGAAAG ggaAAAGAGGCAGCTGAGTAA